In Bufo gargarizans isolate SCDJY-AF-19 chromosome 6, ASM1485885v1, whole genome shotgun sequence, a single genomic region encodes these proteins:
- the LOC122940804 gene encoding glutathione S-transferase P 1-like has product MSGYVITYFPLRARAEPIRLLLGDQGSSWTEDEVPLADWFSGKIDLKKQAVFGQLPQFKDGDFVLYQSNSILRYLGRKYGISGSSNEESALIDMVNDGVEDLRLKFSRMFFYEFETGKEKYENELPNQLAAFERILSRNSNGTKYLVGDKISYADYNFLDLMQSHLEVFPACFSSYPLINAYIDRITSRPKLSEYLKSDARNNRPSK; this is encoded by the exons A tGAGTGGATACGTTATAACCTATTTCCCACTAAGGG CTAGAGCCGAGCCCATACGTCTGCTTCTTGGTGATCAAGGATCTTCATGGACAGAGGATGAGGTGCCATTGGCAGACTggttttcaggaaaaattgaccTTAAGAAACAGGCG GTTTTTGGTCAGCTGCCACAGTTTAAAGATGGAGATTTTGTTCTGTATCAAAGCAATAGCATTCTGAGATATCTTGGACGTAAATATG GTATTTCTGGGAGCAGTAACGAAGAGAGTGCACTCATTGACATGGTGAATGATGGTGTGGAGGACCTAAGACTGAAGTTCAGCCGTATGTTCTTCTATGAGTTT GAGACGGGTAAAGAGAAGTATGAAAATGAGCTTCCCAACCAATTGGCAGCATTCGAGAGGATTCTTTCCCGGAATTCTAATGGAACCAAATATCTGGTTGGAGATAAG ATCTCCTATGCGGATTACAACTTCCTGGACCTCATGCAGTCACACCTTGAAGTATTCCCAGCATGCTTTTCATCATATCCCCTCATTAATGCATATATTGATCGCATCACTTCCCGTCCTAAACTAAGCGAATACCTGAAATCTGACGCTCGAAACAACCGACCTagtaaataa